The Theileria orientalis strain Shintoku DNA, chromosome 3, complete genome genome window below encodes:
- a CDS encoding uncharacterized protein (inner membrane insertion protein family), with amino-acid sequence MSSSLFPRQIKKPLGYTINNLSKTRGYLGVSHNFVNGLNYPNGLNNCTISRLYKPDVNYFCCNNQFLSFNFSNYRIRFFSTGPEHIQDSVDAAGADGESQDNLLNAVKAYSTQSGDNIKELAEELGIESDIGKEKLSLEELYEIPDYQEYLLSRITEVNGTKRSALQEFLPVDYLQQMFMAVHDYTNLSWAATICVMTLFFKLVSLPIWSNSERIRRMNAHLMPRAMELQEKANHAFATKNEKLARETQRQIFEMTRENSFMKGMLVQMGSTAFQGLMFGTVYGGLRLFAINPTFRPDFTFESCLWLDSLCLPDPYFILPSIFGILMTIVFEHNLSVNFSATEASKGTVVSNFQNRQKYMKLASRIGIIFFTFYGFTMPSSAFFYLIPSFLFQTILRYSCNRFEVARFLGIPMPIVKKAKPPKP; translated from the exons ATGTCGAGCTCCCTTTTCCCTCgacaaataaaaaaacctCTAGGttatacaattaataatttaagtaaaaCTAGAGGTTACTTAGGGGTTTCTCACAATTTTGTGAATGGCTTAAACTATCCAAATGGATTGAATAATTGTACTATATCTCGACTATATAAACCtgatgtaaattatttttgttgtAATAACCAGTTTTtgtcatttaattttagtaaTTATCGCATAAGATTCTTTTCAACGGGGCCGGAGCACATCCAAGATTCCGTTGATGCAGCTGGAGCGGATGGAGAATCTCAAGATAACCTTCTGAACGCAGTTAAGGCTTATTCTACTCAAAGTGGCGATAACATTAAAGAATTAGCTGAGGAGCTCGGCATAGAGTCTGACATAGGCAAGGAAAAGCTGAGTTTGGAGGAGCTGTATGAGATTCCAGACTACCAGGAGTACCTCCTGTCCAGAATAACAGAGGTTAACGGCACCAAAAGGAGCGCCCTCCAGGAGTTTCTCCCGGTGGACTACCTGCAGCAGATGTTCATGGCTGTGCACGATTACACGAACCTCAGCTGGGCCGCAACCATATGCGTCATGACTCTGTTCTTCAAGCTGGTCTCGTTGCCCATATGGTCGAACTCGGAGAGAATCAGGAGGATGAACGCGCACCTGATGCCGAGGGCAATGGAGCTGCAGGAGAAGGCCAATCACGCGTTCGCCACCAAGAACGAGAAGCTGGCCCGAGAGACGCAGCGCCAGATCTTCGAGATGACCAGGGAGAACTCGTTTATGAAGGGCATGCTCGTACAGATGGGCTCCACTGCGTTTCAGGGGCTGATGTTCGGGACTGTTTACGGAGGCCTGCGACTCTTCGCAATCAATCCCACCTTCAGACCCGATTTCACCTTCGAGTCGTGCCTGTGGCTTGACAGTCTCTGTCTGCCTGACCCGTATTTTATCCTCCCGAGCATCTTCGGAATCCTCATGACTATCGTGTTTGAGCACAACTTGTCGGTCAACTTCTCCGCCACTGAGGCCTCCAAAG GCACTGTAGTTTCCAACTTCCAGAACAGGCAGAAGTACATGAAACTTGCCTCGAGGATCGGCATAATATTCTTCACGTTCTACGGGTTCACTATGCCTAGCAGCGCCTTTTTCTACCTTATTCCCAGCTTTCTGTTTCAGACGATCCTCAGGTACTCGTGCAACCGCTTCGAGGTGGCTCGATTTCTCGGCATTCCCATGCCAATAGTAAAAAAGGCAAAGCCGCCTAAGCCATAA
- a CDS encoding prohibitin, with amino-acid sequence MSKLASKLSKVAAVTAGGAVIPYLCLFDVDGGERAVMFNRFAGGVSKKTFGEGSHFYIPWFQVPYLYDIRAKPKVINTTTGTQDLQMVSISLRLLYRPFTEHLPRLHQKLGPDFDERVLPSIGNEVLKAVVAKYNAESLLTQRDKVSKDIRDAITARALQFDIKLDDVAITHLSYGKDFSKAIEEKQVAQQESERVKFIVAKSEQEKLAAIVKAEGEAEAANLISKAVQTHGTGMLEVRKLEAAKEIAETLSTSKNVVYVPNNLNMMINPTNL; translated from the coding sequence ATGTCGAAACTGGCCTCTAAACTGTCGAAGGTCGCTGCCGTTACGGCCGGAGGTGCCGTTATTCCCTATCTATGTCTGTTCGACGTTGACGGCGGCGAGAGGGCGGTGATGTTCAACAGGTTCGCCGGAGGCGTCAGCAAGAAAACCTTCGGCGAAGGCTCGCATTTCTACATTCCCTGGTTCCAGGTACCCTACTTGTACGATATACGGGCGAAGCCTAAGGTGATTAATACCACGACGGGCACACAGGACCTGCAAATGGTCAGCATTAGCCTCAGGCTGCTTTACAGGCCGTTTACGGAGCACCTTCCAAGGCTTCACCAGAAGCTGGGCCCTGACTTCGATGAGAGGGTTCTTCCTTCCATCGGAAATGAAGTGTTAAAGGCGGTCGTCGCCAAATACAATGCAGAGTCCCTGCTGACGCAGAGGGATAAGGTGTCGAAGGACATCAGGGACGCAATCACGGCGAGGGCGCTGCAGTTCGACATTAAGCTTGACGACGTGGCGATCACACACCTCAGCTACGGGAAGGACTTCTCGAAGGCAATTGAGGAGAAGCAGGTGGCCCAGCAGGAGTCGGAGCGCGTCAAGTTCATCGTGGCCAAGTCGGAGCAGGAGAAGCTGGCTGCAATAGTTAAGGCTGAGGGAGAGGCCGAGGCCGCCAACCTGATCTCGAAGGCAGTGCAGACGCACGGCACCGGCATGCTCGAGGTGAGGAAGCTCGAAGCAGCAAAGGAAATCGCAGAAACTCTGTCCACTTCCAAGAACGTGGTATACGTTCCGAACAACCTGAACATGATGATTAATCCAACCAACCTGTAA
- a CDS encoding uncharacterized protein (biopterin transport-related protein BT1 family protein), producing the protein MANPKLIKDEQHNAFAGLLSFDESLLYSSGHFSSRNELISCIVAMLHGVEVLTYLPIMYLYKDDFHISPALLTFILGLIRLPLNVKLLFAFTSDSVPIFGSRRKSYLAIGSFICFASMFTLGLLDEDYSIVLTTGLFALCSLGSALCSVIGEALVIECAYKQSNEQVTKTISTFYTFRKLTFAAMSYLSSVLIMIIKKRQIFMIASSLPFCVFFTAFFIQEKPFGYYLTIREQYHRLVNFACKPEIKKPSIFLFITMMIPSAGTAMFYFMTERLHFQPELFGRFAAFQAIASLFGIYCYLAFFKNMNIRKLFVWTTILVATFCCFSVVLVKRWNLVLGIPDKAFAITDTSLIQFIGEMNSFPIYVMATRLCPRGIESSMYSFLWTVQFLGMDIGTYISSLMTHLFKINNHNFQGLVPMILVCAAAQLIPNMFVGMLPDQLPTVQIEDEVGAGAGKNDPYEF; encoded by the exons TTGGCAAATCCGAAACTCATAAAGGACGAACAGCACAATGCGTTCGCCGGCCTGCTCAGCTTCGACGAATCACTGCTGTATTCTTCCGGCCATTTCTCATCTCGAAACGAGTTGATTTCGTGCATTGTTGCGATGCTTCACGGTGTAGAAGTTTTAACTTATTTGCCcattatgtatttatataaagaTGACTTCCACATTTCTCCAG CACTTCTCACATTTATTCTTGGTTTAATAAGACTGCCATTgaatgtaaaattattgttCGCTTTCACGAGCGATTCGGTGCCCATATTCGGTAGCAGGAGGAAAAGTTACCTTGCTATCGGctcttttatttgtttcGCGTCCATGTTCACACTCGGTCTTCTCGATGAAGACTACTCTATCGTATTAACTACTGGATTGTTCGCACTCTGTTCACTCGGATCAGCG CTTTGTAGCGTTATCGGTGAGGCGCTTGTGATCGAGTGCGCGTATAAACAGAGCAACGAACAAGTCACGAAGACTATTTCCACCTTTTACACGTTCAGAAAGTTGACATTTGCAGCAATGTCATACCTGTCAAGTGTACTTATAAtgattattaaaaaaagg CAAATATTCATGATCGCTTCAAGTTTGCCGTTCTGCGTGTTCTTTACGGCCTTTTTCATCCAGGAAAAGCCGTTCGGGTACTACCTGACGATAAGGGAGCAATATCACAGATTAGTGAATTTCGCGTGTAAACCAGAAATTAAGAAGCCTTccattttccttttcatcaCAATG ATGATTCCGAGCGCGGGGACCGCAATGTTCTACTTCATGACTGAGAGACTCCACTTCCAGCCGGAGCTGTTCGGTAGATTCGCAGCCTTCCAGGCCATAGCGAGTCTCTTCGGCATCTACTGCTACCTGGCCTTCTTCAAGAACATGAACATAAGGAAGCTGTTCGTGTGGACGACGATCCTGGTGGCGACGTTTTGCTGCTTCAGCGTTGTGCTCGTTAAGAGGTGGAACCTGGTACTGGGCATACCTGACAAGGCCTTCGCGATCACCGACACGTCCCTGATCCAGTTCATTGGGGAGATGAACTCGTTCCCGATCTACGTGATGGCGACTAGGCTCTGCCCAAGGGGAATTGAGAGCAGTATGTACTCGTTCCTCTGGACGGTGCAGTTCCTGGGAATGGACATCGGCACGTACATATCCTCCCTGATGACTCACCTCTTCAAGATCAACAACCACAACTTCCAGGGGCTGGTACCCATGATACTGGTGTGCGCGGCTGCGCAGCTGATTCCGAACATGTTCGTAGGAATGCTGCCGGACCAACTACCCACTGTGCAGATAGAGGACGAAGTCGGAGCCGGTGCGGGTAAGAATGATCCATATGAATTTTAG
- a CDS encoding uncharacterized protein (thioredoxin-like fold domain containing protein): MDEQEPSGTNSEASSSMFPYKTVIFIYIFLKFEFFELIVHVGADNNASSRTETSSPEMLAEVVFLTTSLGSVKKQFFESNRAKHLLDCKGLVYYLIDTNKEISDATGCKDMELFDSWKSEGFLRLTKDEFGNDSVVLPQIIIDGYSVGDNKFLQDLEDDGDLDYIVARILCPCCLNEKEPDVITCPKCNVEYRNIIPDEYVDTPYVRRFCQGSPC, translated from the exons atGG ACGAACAAGAGCCTTCTGGGACCAACTCTGAAGCTTCCAGCAGTATGTTTCCCTATAAAACAGTAATATTCATCTATATTTTCCTCAAATTTGAGTTTTTTGAACTAATAGTTCATGTAGGTGCTGACAACAATGCTTCCTCAAGAACTGAAACATCTTCACCAG aaATGCTCGCCGAAGTTGTGTTTCTGACCACATCTCTGGGAAGTGTAAAGAAACAGTTTTTTGAATCGAACAGAGCGAAACACCTTTTGGACTGCAAAGGACTGGTATACTACTTAATCGACACTAACAAGGAGATCTCTGACGCCACTG GGTGCAAGGACATGGAGCTGTTTGACTCATGGAAGTCTGAAGGATTTTTGAGACTAACCAAGGACGAATTCGGAAATGACTCAG TTGTTCTCCCTCAAATTATAATTGATGGGTACTCCGTTGGAGATAACAAGTTCCTCCAGGACTTGGAGGACGACGGTGACTTAG ATTACATTGTGGCAAGGATCCTGTGCCCTTGCTGTCTCAATGAAAAGGAGCCGGACGTTATAACATGCCCGAAATGCAATGTAGAGTACAGAAACATCATTCCTGACGAATACGTTGATACGCCATATGTTCGCAGGTTTTGTCAAGGCAGTCCATGttag
- a CDS encoding pentatricopeptide repeat containing protein, whose translation MVKSAFYNQNEDILNNVSEQHNQVQEMFSETKYTNVEENNTANTSSLSSGQNKQSMSNTQEEKSLSAKENKSFLDELLSMRYKSDLTEGLDTIKNEVLLDSLDIFPQLRGGTHLNDLSSNEFKESLNYVDNFKVYEKDDHYYNGFLNTNVSSNNLNKFEEVSDKLDTKEVQLDKKMETTAYLQKQKENNVKNKGINKEMKETMQESFNSKPSIDNLYGTLNMDSATNELNGYYNYFETAGYSTTENNYTTNYYQGNEIDFAGGSGNGEGCDDLAGLSEFEKGLVSMCDESSTQQGSSLLGSPDQVNANEEVKQKESAQQTSSSKQSPHSSKEKFGSYKTERISTTKEGPKSYAEHTYNKSASGPEKQLSVAAGLSSTAKVTGVTGKGGAGCFPGNEYHGSSTSFGESPNCSYDSVYNMDPLAQSLLCDTSYSREYYEAGGKYESGTSDFGNYFDSSSTPYAHQTSSAFSSPTSVFKSESRKGPTNLYKEKVAVNDSFADPGPAGVNVYNEGVPGVKNVHKDPVKSMNEAYNTFFNMGAGGSGSYYDQYSTRSEYYGDEKSFFRNERNYFKDERYYGDEKREEDATPFTHVASSVATVADTVTPLCSSDLSAEFAETLQVLLERYLVGDLSVEKELYSLFGNEFNLQRSEIYNNLAKYCTGKNLLYYSYKLILQSTKLTEGADGSPASGSYGVSTYADKYNTDKSVTVEVYTQTLLSLLTIQDSTHLSRSLFTHLTAYLNAQHEKGASATTHSMHNTTANTPCVTKEGDKVLKLYTLSICQMTRRDALVFDRFLGVLEDHQGRLDLRLSSLLLSYVLHADLANKKQFESWMSLSQQDAVCYLSKIFRISLFARLGTTVRFALHFLDLMVNQNYSVEFVDNARTLLLFLEYVASNFPLSYSKVVLKLIDKKLFNALLFFNALQLAMLCDYGSVVTKICISALQVLKGVVPVEFTSASFGRFEFISLENVNKLVMLISNYPSGSPASNALLLTTEQSGNLASNLLEVCKALFSCNKKDFFVPLVECCLLVEDFQGAECIMKYYCDYYGMVSETICEKMLLSIALKGNFNYVNRLLKGTQSYESCEVFLTHSNTQSSGKNEGAGANEGPLHSAKSSSPSSSSSSVSNRNGLVRLSVYLVRICISMLNFNVAMNYVKPLLRLNHQNEEISNTLMMVATRLDSRSKLDSFLSFCERTSILINEPCFNVILDSCIKLKNNKRLLRIIGKFRVWGLYPNIQTFGIIIKSLSCSNMIQECEELFYNYLTYTSHVTTLTQAAERSNSGESNAQNYTGGSSKEKSYGHQSMKEGGNSSKSLEGGAFGGNGHYHAGQAHAVVHSNSSMLNAQIGKERERINEIIYGCMFDAYVNNNRVDSAMRLFEDMKVRGQVKPNTIMYTTLIKGYGQNKQLDKAMKIFRMMQQDQVVPNTVTYNSIIDACARVGDMSGATSLLEDMLMNDIEPDLITFSTIIKGYCVQSDMDKSFQLLSIMYERGIMPDVILYNSLLEGCVKSGLLWLCEKLWKQMQEYDIPPSNFTLTILIKMYGRSGHLDKVFELADELPKRYNFSINTHVYTCLMSACITNGKYAMVLDIYKYMKKNGVKPDAKTFETIIQGLSRGGLFREAAQVVMEVYSLSNSNNGEAQIPNINSKVLERLFQRFHAFAANPQGAAAQYKEGREAHAKDAKERAKKGSRDDILLNVANASGAAKGAALSHQADDMEELSSLYTSLNRRLELFGIKVPKF comes from the exons ATGGTGAAATCGGCGTTTTATAACCAGAATGAagatatattaaataatgtCAGCGAACAACATAATCAAGTTCAAGAAATGTTTAGtgaaacaaaatatacTAATGTAGAGGAGAATAACACAGCAAATACATCAAGTTTGTCATCTGGCCAAAATAAACAGAGTATGTCTAACACACAGGAGGAAAAAAGCTTATCGGCAAAAGAAAATAAGTCGTTTCTGGACGAACTGCTGAGTATGAGATATAAATCTGACTTAACAGAAGGCCTAGATACcataaaaaatgaagtttTACTAGATTCTCTCGACATATTCCCACAGCTCCGTGGAGGTACACACTTGAATGATTTGAGTAGCAACGAATTCAAAGAGagtttaaattatgtaGATAATTTCAAGGTGTATGAAAAAGATGATCATTACTACAACGGATTTTTAAACACGAACGTATCAAGtaacaatttaaacaaatttgaagaagtaaGTGACAAGCTTGATACCAAGGAGGTACAACTTGacaaaaaaatggaaacgACAGCATATTTACAGAaacaaaaagaaaataatgtGAAGAACAAAGGTATAAACAAGGAGATGAAAGAAACGATGCAAGAATCGTTTAACAGCAAGCCTTCAATAGACAATTTATACGGAACACTGAACATGGACTCTGCCACAAATGAGCTTAACGGCTACTACAACTACTTTGAAACAGCAGGTTATTCGACCACGgaaaataattacacaACGAACTACTATCAAGGGAACGAAATCGATTTCGCAGGAGGGAGTGGGAACGGAGAAGGATGCGACGACCTGGCAGGATTGAGCGAGTTTGAAAAGGGCTTAGTATCAATGTGCGACGAGTCATCAACACAGCAGGGATCGTCGCTGCTGGGATCGCCGGACCAAGTAAACGCAAACGAGGAGGTGAAACAGAAAGAGTCTGCACAACAAACAAGCTCGAGTAAGCAGAGCCCGCACTCATCGAAGGAGAAATTTGGAAGTTACAAGACTGAGAGGATCAGTACGACCAAGGAAGGACCGAAGAGTTACGCAgaacacacatataataaGTCAGCCAGTGGGCCGGAGAAGCAACTCAGTGTGGCCGCAGGACTAAGCTCAACTGCAAAAGTTACGGGTGTCACAGGAAAGGGGGGCGCAGGATGCTTCCCAGGAAATGAGTACCACGGATCGTCAACAAGCTTCGGAGAGAGCCCAAACTGCTCGTACGACTCAGTATATAACATGGACCCGCTAGCACAGTCGCTGCTGTGCGACACGTCGTACTCAAGAGAGTACTACGAAGCAGGAGGAAAGTACGAGTCAGGAACTAGTGACTTTGGAAACTACTTCGACTCTAGCAGCACGCCCTACGCACACCAGACGTCGAGCGCATTCTCGTCGCCAACATCAGTGTTTAAGTCAGAATCGAGGAAGGGACCGACGAACCTGTACAAGGAGAAGGTGGCAGTAAACGACTCGTTCGCAGACCCAGGGCCAGCAGGAGTTAACGTCTATAACGAAGGGGTGCCAGGAGTGAAGAACGTGCACAAAGACCCAGTGAAGAGCATGAACGAAGCATACAACACGTTCTTTAACATGGGCGCTGGTGGGTCAGGAAGCTACTATGACCAGTACAGCACGAGGAGCGAGTACTACGGAGACGAAAAGAGCTTCTTCAGAAACGAAAGGAATTACTTCAAGGACGAAAGGTACTACGGAGACGAAAagagagaagaagatgcGACGCCGTTCACGCACGTGGCGAGCAGCGTGGCGACGGTGGCGGACACAGTGACGCCGCTGTGCTCCTCAGACCTGAGCGCAGAGTTCGCAGAGACGCTGCAGGTACTGCTGGAAAGGTACCTGGTGGGAGACCTGAGCGTCGAAAAGGAGCTCTACTCGCTCTTCGGAAACGAGTTCAACCTGCAGAGAAGCGAGATCTACAATAACCTGGCGAAGTACTGCACAGGGAAAAACCTGCTCTACTACTCGTATAAACTTATTCTGCAGTCGACGAAGCTGACGGAGGGGGCTGATGGGAGCCCCGCGAGCGGGAGCTACGGAGTGAGCACCTACGCAGACAAATATAACACAGACAAGAGCGTCACAGTAGAAGTGTACACACAAACACTGCTCTCCCTACTGACAATACAGGACTCAACACACTTATCGAGGTCACTCTTCACACACCTGACAGCATACTTGAACGCGCAGCACGAAAAGGGAGCGAGCGCAACAACACACAGTATGCACAACACAACAGCAAACACGCCCTGTGTGACGAAGGAGGGAGACAAGGTGCTTAAGCTGTACACACTTAGCATCTGCCAAATGACGAGAAGAGACGCGCTGGTCTTCGACCGCTTCCTGGGAGTGCTCGAGGACCACCAGGGAAGGCTGGACCTGCGGCTGAGctcgctgctgctgagctACGTGCTCCACGCAGACCTGGCGAACAAGAAGCAGTTTGAAAGTTGGATGAGCCTCTCGCAGCAGGACGCAGTGTGCTACCTGAGCAAGATATTCAGAATCTCGCTCTTCGCAAGGCTGGGCACGACAGTGCGCTTCGCGCTGCACTTCCTGGACCTGATGGTTAACCAGAACTACAGCGTGGAGTTCGTGGACAACGCGCGCACGCTGCTGCTCTTCCTGGAGTACGTGGCGAGCAACTTCCCGCTTAGCTACAGCAAGGTggtgctgaagctgattGACAAGAAGCTGTTCAACGCGCTGCTCTTCTTCAACGCGCTGCAGCTGGCGATGCTGTGCGACTACGGCTCAGTGGTGACGAAGATCTGCATCTCAGCACTGCAGGTGCTGAAGGGAGTGGTGCCAGTGGAGTTCACGTCGGCGTCGTTCGGAAGGTTCGAGTTCATATCGCTGGAGAACGTGAATAAGCTCGTGATGCTCATCTCGAACTACCCGAGCGGCTCGCCAGCATCGAACGCGCTGCT CCTGACCACGGAGCAGAGCGGGAACCTGGCGtcgaacctgctggaggTGTGCAAGGCGCTCTTCAGCTGCAACAAGAAGGATTTCTTCGTGCCGCTGGTGGAGTGCTGCCTGCTGGTCGAGGACTTCCAGGGCGCAGAGTGCATCATGAAGTACTACTGCGACTACTACGGCATGGTCTCTGAGACGATCTGCGAGAAGATGCTGCTCTCGATAGCGCTCAAGGGCAACTTCAACTACGTCAACAGGCTGCTGAAGGGGACGCAGTCGTACGAGTCGTGCGAAGTGTTCCTGACGCACTCGAACACGCAGAGCAGCGGAAAGAACGAAGGAGCGGGCGCTAACGAGGGCCCGCTGCACAGCGCGAAGAGCAGCTCGCCCTCGAGCAGTTCGAGCTCAGTGTCGAACAGGAACGGCCTGGTGCGGCTGAGCGTGTACCTGGTGAGAATATGCATAAGCATGCTCAACTTTAACGTGGCAATGAACTACGTGAAGCCGCTGCTGAGGCTGAACCACCAGAACGAGGAGATCAGCAACACGCTCATGATGGTGGCGACGCGGCTGGACTCGCGCTCGAAGCTGGACTCGTTCCTGAGCTTCTGCGAGCGCACGAGCATTTTGATCAACGAGCCGTGCTTCAACGTAATCCTGGACTCGTGCATaaagctgaagaacaacAAGAGGCTGCTCCGGATCATCGGAAAGTTCAGAGTCTGGGGACTATACCCGAACATCCAGACGTTCGGAATCATCATCAAGAGCCTCTCCTGCTCGAACATGATCCAGGAGTGCGAGGAGCTGTTCTACAACTACCTGACGTACACGTCGCACGTCACCACACTCACGCAGGCGGCAGAAAGGAGTAACTCGGGAGAGTCGAACGCGCAGAATTACACAGGAGGCAGCAGCAAGGAAAAGAGCTACGGGCATCAGAGCATGAAGGAGGGCGGCAACAGCTCTAAGTCGCTGGAAGGAGGAGCGTTCGGAGGAAACGGACACTACCACGCAGGACAGGCGCACGCAGTAGTGCACAGCAACTCGTCGATGCTTAACGCACAGATAGGCAAGGAGAGAGAGAGGATCAACGAAATAATATACGGATGCATGTTCGACGCCTACGTTAACAACAACAGAGTGGACAGCGCAATGAGATTGTTCGAAGACATGAAGGTGCGGGGACAAGTTAAGCCGAACACGATCATGTACACGACGCTTATCAAGGGCTACGGACAGAACAAGCAGCTGGACAAGGCAATGAAGATATTCAGAATGATGCAGCAGGACCAAGTGGTGCCGAACACAGTGACCTACAACTCGATCATCGACGCGTGCGCAAGAGTGGGAGACATGTCGGGAGCAACCTCTCTGCTGGAGGACATGCTCATGAACGACATTGAGCCGGACCTGATCACATTCAGCACGATCATCAAGGGCTACTGCGTGCAGTCGGACATGGACAAGTCCTTCCAGCTCCTGAGCATCATGTACGAGCGAGGAATCATGCCGGACGTGATCCTGTACAACTCGCTGCTCGAGGGCTGCGTCAAGTCGGGCCTCCTCTGGCTCTGCGAGAAGCTGTGGAAGCAGATGCAGGAGTACGACATCCCGCCCTCGAACTTCACGCTCACGATCCTGATTAAGATGTACGGAAGGTCGGGGCACCTGGACAAGGTCTTCGAGCTCGCAGACGAGCTGCCGAAGCGCTACAACTTCAGCATCAACACGCACGTGTACACCTGCCTCATGAGCGCGTGCATCACCAACGGAAAGTACGCAATGGTGCTCGACATCTACAAGTACATGAAGAAGAACGGCGTGAAGCCGGACGCGAAGACCTTCGAGACGATCATCCAGGGCCTGAGCAGAGGAGGCCTCTTCAGAGAGGCCGCGCAGGTGGTGATGGAGGTCTACTCGCTCTCGAACAGCAACAACGGCGAGGCGCAGATCCCGAACATCAACTCGAAGGTGCTCGAGCGCCTCTTCCAGCGCTTCCACGCCTTCGCGGCGAACCCGCAGGGCGCCGCCGCGCAGTACAAGGAGGGCCGCGAGGCGCACGCGAAGGACGCCAAGGAGCGCGCGAAGAAGGGCAGCCGCGACGACATCCTGCTCAACGTGGCGAACGCGAGCGGGGCGGCCAAGGGCGCGGCGCTGAGCCACCAGGCCGACGACAtggaggagctgagcaGCCTCTACACGTCGCTGAACCGGAGGCTCGAGCTGTTCGGCATCAAGGTGCCCAAGTTTTAG
- a CDS encoding RNA processing factor, with protein MKEVVKFAIKNDFTSILLVTEGSNKMPNGLFICSLPEGPTTFFKLTSIKFASEMKGGGVLVATKPEIVLNSFNTRLGRRIGRQIASLFSLVSGQQITNAYQSPEFEGRRVITFHNQRDMIFFRHHRYVFRNEKKCSLKEIGPRFTMKVYYVQDGLFDLDGGLYEFIWRPDLQVDRKRFFI; from the exons ATGAAAGAAGTAGTTAAGTTTGCAATAAAGAACGATTTCACCAGCATTCTGCTGGTGACTGAGGGCTCAAATAAAATGCCTAATGGcttatttatatgttcCTTACCAG AGGGGCCTACTACATTTTTTAAGCTGACAAGCATTAAGTTCGCCTCTGAAATGAAAGGCGGTGGAGTGCTCGTAGCAACAAAGCCGGAAATAGTATTGAATTCATTCAACACGAGGCTCGGTAGAAGAATCGGAAGACAAATCGCATCACTATTTAGTCTGGTAAGTGGACAGCAGATAACAAATGCGTATCAGAGCCCGGAGTTTGAAGGGCGGAGAGTAATCACATTCCACAATCAGAGGGACATGATCTTCTTCAGACATCACAG ATACGTTTTCCGCAATGAAAAAAAGTGCTCCCTAAAGGAGATTGGACCCAGATTTACCATGAAAGTGTACTACGTACAA GACGGGCTCTTTGACCTGGACGGCGGACTCTACGAGTTCATATGGAGGCCTGATTTGCAGGTCGATCGCAAGCGTTTCTTCATTTAA
- a CDS encoding RNA processing factor encodes MKSRKPKEETQKKSVRADKKAKKRERQKLRGLESKSSKKSRRLEKVLEARSQKKKERRKLRRQRKEDEKKGLEVIRSVPNTIESLRRPDETLVNPEDAEVKHEEKIDEFAEHFKGHRTPKLLVTSTRRPSEKMRTFMKEILLVINNTVYYAVG; translated from the exons ATGAAGTCGAGGAAGCCTAAGGAAGAAACCCAg aaaaAGTCAGTAAGGGCTGACAAGAAGGCTAAAAAAAGGGAACGCCAGAAACTCCGAGGCCTAGAATCCAAAAGTAGTAAGAAAAGTAGAAGGTTGGAAAAGGTGCTTGAAGCGAGGAGCcaaaagaaaaaggaaagaagaaaacTTAGAAGACAAAGAaaggaagatgaaaagaAGGGTTTGGAGGTTATTAGAAGTGTGCCAAACACAATAGAGTCCCTGAGGAGGCCAGATGAGACCTTGGTCAATCCCGAAGACGCAGAAGTTAAACACgaggaaaaaatagacGAGTTTGCAGAACACTTCAAGGGGCACAGGACGCCGAAATTGCTAGTAACATCCACAAG ACGACCTTCAGAGAAGATGAGGACGTTCATGAAGGAGATTCTTCTTGTAATAAACAACACAGTATACTACGCAGTGGGTTAA